In Melanotaenia boesemani isolate fMelBoe1 chromosome 18, fMelBoe1.pri, whole genome shotgun sequence, the sequence ttattgtttttcttgtttttagctACTCTAACCATTAAGTCTCATCTTCATATTGCtgtcagcatttttaaaaataaagttttgtcaCAGAAACAAGGTTGAAATCAACCTCCAACAACTGAAGTTAATAATGATGTGCAGCTACTTTcacatttaacatatttttaatacTGGTCAGAATCCTACTGAATTTCAGGTTGTTCTCACGGGATTTcagaaaatgagcaaaaagactaacaaaaacaaaaagaaaatgtcacttaattaatttaattaaatttttttaaattaaaataaaataaaaactgttactAAACTTGACCTAATGTGGTGCTAATCCAAACTTTCCTGTGCAGATTCAGCTGTTGGAATAATCTGGTATCTGACCTTATTCTGGTTTAGCTCCTGATTCAAAACTAATTAGCATAACGTAATccaattaatttaatatacaaacagttaaataattgATCTAATCTGGTTGAAGTGGTGAAGCAAGTGTATGTTAACCTTACATTTTCTAGTTTAGATGTTAATCTAGTATTTTAGCTAACCTGATCTAAACTGGTAATCCTGATTAGCATTAGTTAACCTTACATATTCTGGGTTTGAGGTTAGTCCAATCTTTTAGCTAACCTGATCTAAGCTAGTATTCCAAATTAGCATTAGTTAATCAGCTATTCTAGTTTAGGTGAAAATTAATTAGCTAATCTCACATATTCTTGTTTAGATGTTAATCAAGAATTTAGCTAAATTGATCTAATTTCATATTCTAATCTAGCTGTTAACAAAAAAGTTCTTTAGCTTATAAACTGCTCCTTAACTTCcctaaatattcattttaacagACAAACTCAACGGTTAGCTAAACGGATTCactgtgttttaaatgtttatctccAGTCAGCATTAATTGTTGAGAGACTGTTGTTTTAGTTAACTGAAGAGCTCATTGaaatgtttatataaaacagcattttacaCTCTAAATCAACCCCTTATTCTGTGTGTAATTTACTGACTCAATGACTCAATGATGTGGAGAACTGGTAGTTCGACTTGCTCCCAGTTAGCTGGGCTAGCTTGAAAATGACTACCAGGCCAGTTCCTCTGATTATTGCAGTCAACAACATGTTATTAACATCAGCTCAAAGTTCTGTGTCCATTTCCTGAAATGTTTTAGAGACTCCTGAACATCATGCAAGTTAACACCGTTCTAAGATTCGGTTTCTAACGTTAAAGCAGACTTTACTGGatttcatccatccaccatGACCTCTGGTGAGGATGAGGCTATGATCACACCAGAAACTgtcaaaattattatatttttcatgTGACAATGACTTTGTAACATTTTAGCTAGCATGGTAGCAATCTGGCTAGCTCAAAAGCCAAatgtaaaacactaaaaattCAACATATTAGTTATGTCACAATTAGCTCCAAGTCATGCTGGACGGTTTATGGGCCAGCGCTGCCATTGCAGCTTCCTGCCTGTAAAAATTGACCTGTACAAGAGGACATTGTGCAAAACTGTCTTTACCACATTTTCTGAGAGCTACATAGCCAGTGTGACTGTAGCCTTTGCACAACACTGGTATAAACATTACAAGTATATCACCATCAAGCATCCAGTCCATCACATTTACCACAGTCAACTGAGTCAACTTAGTgccataaaaaaaggaaaaaatgctgTCCATAGTGAAAATGAGGTGACAGGTCTGAAATGGGTTTTATGCCTTGGCTTGTCTTATTGATTTTGTGGAGTTTCACTTGGTCTTGCATTGCACATGGATTAATACCTTGGGCTATATGGAACCCTAATATATAGCCTGATACGGTGTCAGCGCCCATCAGTCACATTACGTTGTCTAGGCCTACTAAACATCAATAATGCATGGTTGACTTTAATACTATGTAATTCCACAATTGTAAGCGGGCAAGTATCCATCAAAATTTCATTAttgtcttcatttcagctcaACACCGTGTTGAATATTTAATGCTATCGACCTCTGGGTCAGGTCAGCATGTGATTGGATGAACTCTCCACGAGGACGGCCTGCAAAAGTCCCAGAGGGCAAACCAGGCTGCTGTGTTGGGATGAAGCTGTAAAAATCCGATTTGGGTGTATTTTCTTGTGATGAATTCAAACTCAGTCTTGAAGCTTGTATTTTAAGCATGGAAGTGTAGGaatcactttttttctctttttttcagttggactttatctttttttcccttttttacttcttttaactttgtttttctgtttctccttgTTTCTGTTAAAATGCCAGCCAAGTCAGTATGGTGGGCAGTGTGGCTAGGACCAAGATGAAGCCCCTGGCGTCAGCAGATCTCGGAGCAGCATTGCCGCCGCTGCAGAGTTCAAACAAACTCCCACGGAAATTCAGGTTGCGGGACTCCTTTTTCAGTTTATCCCAGAGATCCGTTGCTCCCTCTTGGCAGTCAGCCAGCGCCGTCGTGGCACAGGAATGGAAGTTATCCCAGTAACTGGCGAGAGAAAACACAGCAAGTATTAACACAAGCGCCTGACTCCAGTGGGAGGCTGGTTTTAAACCGAATGCATCAACAGGACGTGAAGCCAAGAGTGGGAGTCATCCCAGATCTggcaacacagaaaaacacagccAGAGAAGTTTATGCCAGTGAACTTCATCTAGTTTATACATTCCAAAAAAACTGAATTGTGCTGGAGTCTCTAAGCAAGTGACTTCATTGTTTTCCATCAGTTTTGGACAGAAAACACATAATATAAGCTGGCAACACAATATGCAGTATTAGTGAGTATTTTACAGGCTgattataacatttttaaaggcaACAAATAGGACTTAAGGGGAAGCCTATAGAATGGCATTAAAAACAGCGTGATCTATTTTCAAAGTTTCAAGAACTGTGTTTGTGTCCAAATCCCATCTGAGGGAGCaactgtgtttattattttggttttagtttGGACTTAAGTTTTGTAAGACGTGTTTGATTAGATTTATGCATTGAAGCTGCTTGGTTAGGTACAGAAAAGCTAATGATTTGGTTAGAATATATGCTTTCCAACCCCTTCTCATCCCCAGCTCTTCAattctttttgtcctttttcccTTCCTCCTTTGTTCTGTGCTTCAGTTTGTCTTCACTCTCAGTTGGtctcattttttattcatactgATGCATCTTTATCCATTTCCCTCCATTTCCCTATAATTCCTCTTTCCTTCCAACTTCCTCTTTTAATGAAACATCTTCCCCTCGTTTCTTctccatctttattttcatactttttactttttgattGATTTCTTTGTCTgcctcctttttccttttaaatgtccACATCTCATCTGTCCATCTTCTTTTAGAGCCAACTCCCAGTCCCAAAGATGACACCAGTCTGCCCATTGAAGCatgctttaacacacacacacacacacacacacacacacacacacacacacacacacacgcacgcacacagaGCGTATCTAATCCAATCTTCCAATCTGCTCTTATTGATGTTGACCTCTTGAACCGAGCCGTGTTGAAGCCACATCTCATAGTAattaacgtgtgtgtgtgtgtgtgtgtgtgtgtgtgtgtgaggaggcACACACTCCTCCTGCCACGCCTCGACAACGTTGTGATGGAGCTGTCACTGAATTAAAAAATCATGTGTGTGGAGGGGTGGGCTGTTCCTTGCTGCAGTGTGCCATCTGGTACCCACCAGTTTGGGTGGTGGTGTGTGCAGTGGATTAAAGGAGGTAGGGGACTGCACATATGCACACTCCTCCCACTAACTGCACCCCCACAAAACCACAGTTCTTCCCTCAGGGCTTGTGGTTGAATCACTCATATTCTTTTCTCTGAGATTAGGAGTCAGAGCTCCTCAGTGTCACACTGCCGGTTCAGATGGGACTCAACATTACAGGCAGACATTTTGTAATAAACATATATTCACTAAATACTTCTCCAGAAAGCCAGAACACTGCAGGAGTCTCAGTACAGACCAGGATCTTCCTTATAAAGGGACCTTTTGTTAGCCATGAAATATTCATAGCAGAGAAATGTGTCAGGTTTTAGAGTGGAGAGAAAAAGCTCCAGAGCcacaaaaacaaagccaaactgCAATGATGCATTTAAGATATTTCCAGCTGAGACCAGTGGCATCCCAGTTCATATGATTTTACAtggttaacatgtttttaatcagttttatatgtagtttaaaagaatatgtttttatgtttcacttTTGCATTATGCATCTCAGTTTTTATGTAAAGGGTCGAAAAGACCAGTTTGGACTTAAAGCTGATaggacacattaaaaaaaaaggcttatcTATTGTCCCCATACATGGAAGGGCAGGAAACTTTCTAtcctataaaagaaaaagaagaagaagaagaagaaaaaaatagctgCATGCtccctgtatgtgtgttttgttataTGGATGGAGATTTTCCAAATGGAAGAAGGAAACCTCATGTTTTTACACACCCATGCTTGTGTGTACAGAGATACACTGCTTCCTCAGTGGTCCGGAAATCAAAAGGAATTAACATACCGCACTGAACTGGTGAGACTagtttaaaagacaaaacaacagaaTCTGATGCATCTGGTGTGAAAACGTGGCTACACAACAACATGAGCAGCAAGTTCTTGGCCTGTCCGTCCACCCTGGCCGCCTCTCATTCCCAGTTTCATGGCTTTCACCCTTTGAGCTTTGTGCCTACATTTGAGACCTCTGCTCATACAATGCATATCTCATGGCTGATGAAATGAGCATATCTCTGCAACCAGAAGGTCCATCTAAATACACTGGAGTTATAGTAAAGGGAACACCTGTGAGATTGGTTAAGCTGTGTAAATACCAGTATACAGTATGGGTACTGGTATTTAtgtaaatgaagatggcacgtagcacaaaaaaaagcttgccttaaaaaaactattttaaattttgGGATGATTATGAATATCTCTCTCAGACGCAGCCCTAAGcctccatcagcaccaccaagaagaaagaacttAAACTGTTGAATAATCGCCTCcttttgtttctgagtcgtTTTGATTAAACTTTAAGGAAGGGGCTGTGCTGTGATGGCGCCATGCTGTTACATTGCCAAGGAATTTATCACTATCTGGCTGATACGCTACCTACCAAGGctacggttggctgtggaaacacaacaagGTAAAAAGTTTACAAATCATATCTGCACCGTAACCGAACCGACccgcacccgttggtggaaactaGGCTTTAGATCTTGCGACCAGGATTTGGTGGTTGTGCCTCGTACGAAGCTAAAAAACAAGGGTGACGAAGCTTTTTCGGTAGTTGCCCCAGGACTCTGGAACACTCTTCCTTTGGATCTGCGGACTGCCGACTTAGTGGAAATTTTTAAAGggaaactgaaaacacatttattttataacagCTTTTGCTTAATTTatcttgtgttgttgtttttaacatgtctgtacagcactttgtgattctatatcttgaaaggtgctctataaataaagttttgcatacttacttacttactagtCATCCTTTAAAATACTGGCATATGTCTGTACGTTTCTAGAAGATATGTTGTccctgtgcaagtacaactaGTAATATTGTGTAAAGCTATTAACTTGATGTTAACAACGTAGCAGTGCTAATTTGATatgctagcactagattagtgttaagataatgtggggaaaccatgtcatatGTAGTTAGTTTTCAGGGAGTTTATctagggactacacatcaactcagcaaatcaagattttcacagGAAAGCtgcaaataaatgataaataatgctcAAAGAGTACCTCAGTATTCATGTTACTTAGCATTGACTAAGCTAGCTCTACATGATCCAATTTCATGTAATTAGGAGATTGCAAGACTcagttgattttaaagtaataaCATCCTTTCCTAATAAGTCTAGTTCAATcactgtgtattttatttatccattttctaAACTTGCTTATTTCAGAGCAGGGTcacctatcccagcagctactaggaGTTTCCTGGTTTTAGACGCAATTTGTTTATGCTTGAAAgattgtttgtttctctgtaatAGACCTGCAATGGACcagcaacctgtccagggtgtattcTACTTCACACTTCAAGCTGCTGGAATAGATCCCAGCCCCtgtgaccctgcattggaataagtgggtGTAGAAAATGTATAGATGGAATAGACCCACAGACTATCCAAGTATGAGTGGTTGAGAAAGTTCACTAAACTTTTGGCCATCTGTTCTTAACATCCCCCAAATGGGAGACCTCAGGATTTTTAGATGGTTAAACTACATCTCCCAACATCCTACAATAACTTAATTTGTGTTTAATCTAGAAACAAAATGATGGTCTTTATGCTgtcaaagaatttaaaaagtcaaagaaaGTAACCCACAaggatatttatattttatttttaaagtgagGAAGGAAAACAGGTCAAATCTAGACTTCTAATTGTGTATCTTCTGACGTTTATTGTGTCCATACTATGCACAGATTTGTGAAACACCTACCCGCAGATCCTATGAAGGTTCTCACTGTCGTCCAAGTCCTGGGGATAGTTGGCCATGTTGTCCCCCAACTGAATCAGACAGTCCGAGAAACCCTTAAATACAGAGTCACATTGACCAGCACTGACCAGCACCGTCTGTAACACAGATACTgcaggggtgagggaggggacGAGGGGGGAGAAAAATATGAGAAAGTACATTAGCGTGAACTGCAGTTACCATATGAAGTCAGTCAACACATCTGATTCCTTACTGGGTGAATGAATGTGATCTTCTAAAGGCTATTTAATTTCAGGCAGCTTCACATAGTTTCAGTTAATCCatctattcaatgcaaaatctCTTCCGTTCTTTTACAATCTGTCTACAGGTAGGAAAacaaacatagttttttttctttatgaataAATTTGTATTTCCTACCAGTTCACGTAAGCCCAACATCACATCAACTTCTGATTTCAACACAATTCTTTCTATCATGTTACACAATGTCAAAACGTCATCTATTAAAGTGGTTCTCAACTTGGCAGTCAAGGCTCCCCATGgtgggtcacatgaccagaaccaggactattCAGAGGTGTTTGTGCTCACAGTTGGAGAACCACTGATTTAGAAGAAGTGGAATTCCTCTTTACTTTGTGAGAAATAGGACAGTATCATCAGCAAATATAGAGAGCAGAAAGCAAATGTATGAATtccttttaaaaatgagaaaaagtaaatgtagacaaacagaggaagaaaagctGCAAATAGACATTAAGCTAAACATTAGTTATTGTGTAAAATGACAAGAGTCAGAAAATGAATCCCCAGCCATTTGAATGTTAAtccagcaaataaataaaacaataaaagtagaAATACACATGACCTAGCCCTTCAGCTCATAGTTATGTTGTTACATTAGAAATAAACCTTTATCTTAAACCAGAAACAGCTCCACAACTAAcgcaaaatgaaaaatattgcactctaaaaacaataaaacctgtCTTCATCACAAGTAAGCTctgattaaaaatggaaattttacTCATGCTGATTTATTACATTGATTGCTAATAAAACTGCTCTGGAGATTCTTACATGCCGGTGTACTCAGTGAGATTTTGGGGTTCATGTAACCAAAATGATGTCTTGTTTAAAGTATAAAGGGGCTTTTGCAGTGTCAGCCCTGAGATTTTGAATTAACCTGCCGCTCAATATTCACACTTCAGTCTTTACAGTCCTTCATATTCTGTCTGAAAACTCACTTTTTTAGCTTGGATTTTAATGCTAGCTCAGTTCAAGTACCATCAGGTGTTAATGTTGtgatttctctttgttttcactTGCTTTAATCAGTGTTATTATATCTGTTTGCCTCCATGTTatatttaattctatttatttaactgattaATGGTTTCTTGAGTTCTTTAATGAGCTTGCAAACCACTTTGGTCAATCTTTAAATGTGTTATAGAAATacttaaatatagaaataatatAGAATAATGTAGAAATAATTTGGCATTGACAGCGACCACTGCATCAAAAACCAATCACAAAACCTTCCAAGCATGCCATTTATAACAAGTTCATCCAGTCTAATTACAGGATTCTCCGGTGAAGAGGAGGCGAGTAAATGTTACAGttctaaatgaatgaaattatgATTCACCTGTTAAAGATTTGATGCATCATGATGGATTTCTGTGCCTTACATCCTCCTACTACTTTATTACTAAATAAAGCTACTTTATAATTAATGCAAGCAGAAAGATCAGTCTGACCTTTTCTGTCACGCTTTCAGAAACCAGACAACTGCATTTATTCTAAAATCCACATCAGTGTCTCAGTGACCCTCTGTACATACAGTCTATGTCAGTTTGGCATTAGGGTGCAGTTATAGAAGTTTCTGTCAACTGAATTGTGTGATGGGAGCTTTGGCTGTGGTTCTAAGGTCTTCAACATGTGGCCACTGAGCTTAAGCCATGAAAACTGCCCTCCCTTTTCCTGAGTTGAAGTAGAAGGTTTACAGTGCGCCAGTAATTTGTGGCTCATCATTAAGGCTGGCTGTGTTCCTTAGGTTGGAGACGTGGTcaacatggaaaaaaatggcatttttgAGAAACAGATTTTATATACTGCGTTTGTTATTACTAAAGCCACCAAATCTGGCATTTTCACTACGTAGTGCTGAGCTCTGTCGACTCAAAACACTTTAGCTACATAATTCCTTCATATTCCAGCCAGACTGGACTTCAGGTCCTGATTGTTGGGATGTCCCAAATACGGCCTGAAAACTTTGCATTTGAACTGAAAAGCTGCAGCGAGGGCTCTGATGAGGACTAGCAGGAGAGATCAAActtctccagttttatcttctcttcaatAGATCCCTgtttaatatttctaaaaatgtatttaaccaCTGTAGAAGCAGgcgaatgaaatgaatgaaaataatgtttttattatattaaaataaacagcaaatgtCCAAAGATGTGTCGGGTTGTTCTTCACACATGCTGTGATGATACTACGGTAACCCAGACGGGACAAATGAAACACAGGAACACCACTGGGAGTTTTTGGAATTGATGCCACTGAGGGAATTAATTCATTTCCATCCAATAAATtttgtataaaatgtttaaatgagtcatttttatACCTGTCTAGTTTTAAATGCATCGCTTTTAAGTTAACtgatttttttgtcttctgtttttggttttgttggattctttttattttcacagcagCCCTTCTACATTCAAAAGACCGTCAGATAAAGTTGTGATCTGTTTTTAGCTCTTGCATCTGTTCTTACTGAAGAAACCattaacaataaattaatttaatcataaATGCTGAGACTACTGTGATATAATGTTTAGAGATTTGTTCTTtctgtggaggctgcaggttgttgctcaacaaaccacaaacatcTGTGTGACTTTAACAACCAAACATGAACCTAAATGCAGGTCAGAGAGCATCTGCTGTGAACCACATGGAAATGTGTAGAAGCCAAACTGAAACCATAAACTCCCTCGTGCACACTGACACGAGAGGTCGTGTGTTTAACCAGACAGGGTCGCTCGCCTTCCTCTGCCGAatgaacaaaaagagaaaacccACCCCCTCCGACACGCCTCCTCCACCCCTCCCCTCCCATCACAAACATGCTTTATTAGCACACACGCCCCCTTTACATGACCTCTGTTTACTGTGTGCACGTGGTTCGTTAAGCAAGGGGTCGAACTGATTGATTGTTTTGGAAAATAATGCGGCTGCTGTCCGGTTCCGCTCGATCAGACTGTGGACTAACACAGCATGACGTGTAGGACGAGACACGGCTGTTAGAGGAGGACGAGGGGGAGGAATCAGCCTGGCGCGACTGCAgcaccaggaagaaaaaccacTACATCACCATTGATATAGTCTTTCTTATAATATGATTATCTTTCCAAGTAAGAACTGAGTATTGAATATTGAGTCAGAACGACTCAAAAACTTCTTTCTGTTCACCCAAGATGTgtggaaaacctttctgaagtCCCATAAGAGCAGTAAAATGTGAGGAAATATTAACATGTAAACTAGAAAACTGTCATCAGATCTGGTTCCCTTCATCACAGTTCAGGGGGAAGGAGAGTCTATTTCATACCAAAATCATCATGCTTTTCCATTCCTGACCAACCCTCCTGATGTCTTCATGACTTTACTGTAAGCTTAAAAATGAGCCTGATTTAAAGTGTTATTGCATAAACTTAGTCTCACATGAATGAAGTGTAATAAAGAGCATAATAATtgaaaaaaatctcaattttttcagaccatttgatgagtaaaaaaacattttgatggcTAAAGAATTATTTAGGGTTCAAAGTGACAACACAGaggtaatataataaaataagtgaaaacAAATCAAGTTAGAAACAAGACAAACTTTTTAATATGGAGAGTCAACATGGGAAGGTAAAAATTCGTACACTGAGCCATTCCCCTGCTCATgtattgtgatttattttttttattttatt encodes:
- the nrn1a gene encoding neuritin; the protein is MGVTWSSKCLALLLALHIVSVLQTVLVSAGQCDSVFKGFSDCLIQLGDNMANYPQDLDDSENLHRICGYWDNFHSCATTALADCQEGATDLWDKLKKESRNLNFRGSLFELCSGGNAAPRSADARGFILVLATLPTILTWLAF